The sequence CTGAGAAATTTGCATCTGGAATGTACCTTCCAGATCCACTTTTGGTGGCTCTACATATTTAACAATAGCTTCATATAACGGAGTCATATCTTCAGCCATGTCATTGTAATCTGTTCCCGCAATACCATTTAATGCAGATGCATAGATAATTGGGAAATCAAGTTGTTCGTCAGTGGCACCTAAGTTTACGAACAGGTCAAATACCTGATCAACAACCCAGTCTGGACGCGCACCAGGGCGGTCAACTTTATTGATAACAACAATTGGTTTTAAGTTGTTAGCAAACGCTTTTTGTGTCACAAAACGCGTTTGTGGCATTGGGCCATCCATCGCGTCAACCAGCAATAGAACGCTGTCTACCATAGACATAACGCGTTCTACCTCACCACCGAAGTCGGCGTGTCCTGGGGTATCTACGATATTGATACGATAGTCATTCCATTTAATCGCTGTATTTTTCGCAAGAATAGTAATTCCGCGCTCTCTTTCGAGATCATTTGAATCCATCACGCGCTCAGCAACAGTTTCACGTTCACCGAACGTACCAGATTGCTGGAGTAATTTATCGACGATAGTTGTTTTACCATGGTCAACGTGGGCGATGATGGCGATATTACGCAAGTTTTCGATCACAAAATTTGCCTCAGGCATTGTAGAAATAAGCGCAGTATTGTACACGCTTTAGACGAGAGACTAAACAAGATCACAATAATGATTGCTTAACAATATGCAATTAATTGAATTGTGATCCTTTTCACGCCTCAGAATTTAGTCGCATCCGTTCAGTTGCACCAAAATGGTGCAGTTAATTAGGCTTAATTTGCACCAATTTTGTGCAATAATTAAAAAATCACAGGAGATATTCTACACTAAACTTCATCAATACAGTATATATCCCTTTTTAGATAAGTTGGCATGCTTTTCGCAATAGAATTTAGGTGAGCAAAAAATTCACCGAAAAATGTGTAAGGCCACTGCACTCAATAAAACCATTCGCCAGGAGAGTTCCTATGTCCCTTGAACATGTATTATCCATGATTGAAGAACATAAAGTTAGATATATTGACTTACGTTTCACTGATACCCGAGGTAAAGAACAACATCTTACTATTCCGGCTCATCAGATTAACGATGATTTCTTTGAAGAAGGAAAAATGTTCGATGGTTCCTCTATTGGTGGCTGGAAAGGCATTAACGAATCAGACATGGTGCTGATGCCAGATGCAACAACCGCAATGCTTGACCCATTTTTCCAAGATCCGACCTTGATTATTCGTTGTGACGTTTTAGAACCAGGCACAATGCAAGGTTACGATCGTGATCCCCGTTCTATCTCAAAACGTGCTGAAGACTATTTAAAATCAAGTGGTATCGCAGACACAGTCCTGTTTGGACCAGAACCAGAGTTTTTCCTATTTGATGATATTCGTTTCAAAAACGATATTTCCGGTGCATCTTACGCTATCAATGATATTGAAGCGGCATGGAACACCAATACCAAATACGAAGACGGCAACAAAGGCCACCGCCCGATGGTGAAAGGGGGTTATTTCCCACTGCCACCCGTTGATTCATCACAAGATATTCGTTCTACTATGTGTAACATCATGGAAGAAATGGGCTTAGTTGTTGAAGCTCATCACCATGAAGTTGCAACGGCTGGTCAAAATGAAGTGGCAACTCGCTTTAATACCATGACCAAAAAAGCAGATGAAACCCAGATTTATAAATATGTGGTACAAAATGTGGCTCACGTATTTGGTAAAACAGCGACCTTTATGCCAAAACCTTTAGTGGGTGATAACGGTTCTGGTATGCACTGTCATATGTCACTGTCTAAAAATGGTGTAAACCTGTTTGCAGGTGACAAATACGGCGGATTATCTGAAATGGCGCTGTACTACATC comes from Proteus vulgaris and encodes:
- the glnA gene encoding glutamate--ammonia ligase gives rise to the protein MSLEHVLSMIEEHKVRYIDLRFTDTRGKEQHLTIPAHQINDDFFEEGKMFDGSSIGGWKGINESDMVLMPDATTAMLDPFFQDPTLIIRCDVLEPGTMQGYDRDPRSISKRAEDYLKSSGIADTVLFGPEPEFFLFDDIRFKNDISGASYAINDIEAAWNTNTKYEDGNKGHRPMVKGGYFPLPPVDSSQDIRSTMCNIMEEMGLVVEAHHHEVATAGQNEVATRFNTMTKKADETQIYKYVVQNVAHVFGKTATFMPKPLVGDNGSGMHCHMSLSKNGVNLFAGDKYGGLSEMALYYIGGIIKHARALNAFTNPTTNSYKRLVPGFEAPVMLAYSARNRSASIRIPVVASMKARRIEVRFPDPLANPYLAFAAQLMAGLDGIINKIHPGDAMDKNLYDLPPEEAKEIPTVAGSLEEALNTLNADREFLTRGGVFTDDAIDAYLELLRADVQRVRMAPHPLEFEMYYSA